From one Macaca nemestrina isolate mMacNem1 chromosome 3, mMacNem.hap1, whole genome shotgun sequence genomic stretch:
- the LOC105466668 gene encoding high mobility group protein B2 codes for MGKGDPNKPRGKMSSYAFFVQTCREEHKKKHPDSSVNFAEFSKKCSERWKTMSAKEKSKFEDMAKSDKARYDREMKNYVPPKGDKKGKKKDPNAPKRPPSAFFLFCSEHRPKIKSEHPGLSIGDTAKKLGEMWSEQSAKDKQPYEQKAAKLKEKYEKDIAAYRAKGKSEAGKKGPGRPTGSKKKNEPEDEEEEEEDEDEEEEDEDEE; via the exons ATGGGTAAAGGAGACCCCAACAAGCCGCGGGGCAAAATGTCCTCGTACGCCTTCTTCGTGCAGACCTGCCGGGAGGAGCACAAGAAGAAACACCCGGACTCTTCCGTCAATTTCGCGGAATTCTCCAAGAAGTGTTCGGAGAGATGGAAG ACCATGTCTGCAAAGGAGAAGTCGAAGTTTGAAGATATGGCAAAAAGTGACAAAGCTCGCTATGATAGGGAGATGAAAAATTACGTTCCTCCCAAAGGTgataagaaagggaagaaaaaggatcCCAATGCTCCTAAAAGGCCGCC ATCTGCCTTTTTCCTGTTTTGCTCTGAACATCGCCCAAAGATCAAAAGTGAACACCCGGGCCTATCCATTGGGGATACTGCAAAGAAATTGGGTGAAATGTGGTCCGAGCAGTCAGCCAAAGATAAACAACCATATGAACAGAAAGCAGCTAAGCTAAAGGAGAAATATGAAAAG GATATTGCTGCATATCGTGCCAAGGGCAAAAGTGAAGCAGGAAAGAAGGGCCCTGGCAGGCCAACAGGCTCAAAGAAGAAGAATGAACcagaagatgaggaggaggaggaagaagatgaagatgaggaggaagaggatgaagatGAAGAATAA